The genomic interval TCTTCAAGCAACTCAAGCATCTCTAAGTTTGAGTTAACCCTGCACAAAATTTCTTCTACACTCGCACTCTTATGAATAAAGTCATTCGCCCCTGTTTTCAGAAATAAAGGGGCTGTCCGCGTGTCCTCATCTGACGACAATACAATTATGCTAAGCTCATCCATATGATGAGTTACCCGTAATTTTGCTGTCAGCTCACGCCCATCCATCCCCGGCATAGTGTAATCTGTCAGAATCAGTCTAATATCAGGATTTTGCTCAAAAACCTTGCAAGCATCCTCACCGCTTTCAGCGTCAAGAACTGTCAGCCCCTGCCTTTGCAATATATCCGAAATCCAATGCCGTATGGTTATGGAATCATCCACAACCATCACTTTTATTCTTCTATTGTTGTAAACACGTTTGACAATTCGAACTATATATTCGGAATATTCTGTTTTCTTTAAGACGTAATCAACTATGTTTTTGTTCTGAATAGCCTGAAGCTGGTCCTCGTCTAATGAGGCAGTTACGACAATTGCGGGGATACCATTATTAACCAAAAGGTCGATACCATCCCCGGACTCATGCCCCTCGTAGACCAAACTGCTAAGACCAACAAAATATTTATTTTGTTTAATCATCTTAGCAGCATCTTCCAGATTGTATGCAGTGTCACACTCGAAATCAGCAAGTTCCAAAGTCATTTTTATAAAATAAGCCGTCACCCTGCTGGCATCAATTATTAAGACTTTATCCACAGCTAAACTCCCCATAAATAACATTTCAACGACACGCATAAAGAAAAAATGAGCCTAAATAAAAGTAACTAATTACGCTCACGCTTTATTTTTAAGCTGTAAATCTATCACCTAACAAAAGAAATTATAATTAACTGCGAGTGCATGTTTCGCAACCACAGACAGAGTACTTACTACTGCTTTTAGCCTGTCCATACAAAAGTTTAATTTTTTTTCTAAAAATATCAACTTCGTCCATATCAACAGGGCCTTCTGAATCTAAATATCCAAGCTCTGCCAGGCAAAATTCATGCTTCGGAGTTCCCACTAATCTCTCAACTATTTTGCAGGCACATTTTTTATCGCAACCATCTATTATGATAAGGTCATTAACTCTCTTCGCCTTATCAACATATTCATCAAGCCCCGCAGCTATTCCTGCAATACTGATCATCTCAGCAAAGCCATTTTCCGCCATTTTCACGGCAATAGCATTCGAGACCTGCCCCGATTTTAATGCTCCAGAGCAGCTTACCACAAGAAAGCCAGTTTCGTATTTTTCAAGCATAAGCCCCCCTTAAAAAATTCTCTATAACTCTTTTTAACATATTTAATATTCAAAAAAAACTTAAAACGACAAAAGCTTGCTCCAATTGTTATTCAATCAGAGCAAGCCTTTATTCCGATTTGCAGTAAAATGCTAAATAATCATATTAAATAAATATCCGACCAAAAGAATCCCGCAACCGACAACGCCCACAAAGACTGCAATCAACTTAGGCTTTAATACTTTTCGGAGTATAACCATTTCGGGAAGTGAAAGAGCAATAACACTCATCATAAAAGCAAGCACAGTCCCTAAAGCAGCCCCCTTACCAAGTAAGGCTTCGACAATCGGAATGACACCAGCAGCGTTGGTATACATAGGAATTCCCATTAATACAGAGACGGGAACTGCCCACCAGGCCTCTTTGCCCATGATAGAAACCATCATCCCTTCAGGAACATAGCCGTGAATCGCTGCCCCGGCGGCAATACCTAGCACCATATACAACCAAACTTTTCCGACAATATCCTTCACAGACTCGAGACCGAAATCAACGCGCTCTTCAATAGACATACTCCCCTGCACAGCGCTTTTATCAGCAGTAGCTAGCTTAACCCAGCCTTCTACATGCTTCTCCATGCCCAGCCTTCCGATAATCCAACCGGCAACTATGGCTATAGTAATCCCGGTTACAAAATATAAAGTGGCAATTTTCCAGCCCATCAGGCCGTAAAGGAGCACCAAAGCTACTTCGTTAACCATAGGTGCTGAAATAAGGAATGAAAAAGTAACTCCGAGAGGCACGCCACCTGCCACAAATCCGATAAAAAGTGGAACAGCTGAACAGGAACAAAATGGTGTAACAACGCCTAAAAGAGCAGCCAGTACATTTCCAACCGATTCCCTGCGTCCAGCCAGTACTTTCCGCGTCCACTCAACGGTTACATAAGAACGAATTATTCCAATACCAAAAACTACAATTCCAAGCAGCATCAGCACTTTTGGAGTGTCATATACAAAAAACTGAACTGTCCCGCCAAGCCTGCTTCCCTCTACAAGGCCCAGCAAATCAAAGGCGAAATATTTCGAAAACCCAAGCAATTGCGAATACAATGCATACCAGATCACGACAGCTACGGCCAAAACGGCCCAAAGCGCCTTCCCTTTGAGCATTGGAGGCTTTTTCTCAACCTTTTTGACATTCGCACCAAGTTCTTCGAGTTTATTTCCTGAACACGCACACGGACTGATATTTAATTCTTCCATTACACACCTCAATATTGTTTATTTTGCCAAATACGAAAATACCAAACCAAAAAAAAGGGAACAAGAGAACGAGCTCTTCGCCTTACAATCTCTTGATCGAGTTTGAAGCATAATCCTTAACTTGACTTTCTAGATGCTTACCAAGAAAATCATTTAAACAACCCAAAAATCCGGGAACACAATCCATCTGCAAACTGTAGTACACGTTTGTTCCACGCTTACTATGCTTCAGAACTCCAGCTTCTTTCAATAAAGAGAGATGTTTCGAAACAGTAGAAATATCTCTCCCGACGAGCGGAACAATATCGCATACACAAAGCTCCCCTTCACAAAGAGCCTCTACAATAACAAGTCTGCTTGGATGGCCCAGCGCTTTGAAAACTTTCGCTTTTGCTTCAATATTTTTATTCACACACTACTCCCTATTGTTTTGCTATTTGGCAAAATACGAAACAATGCTTTCTTTGTCAACTAAGAACTATGTCGCCCGGCTTCGCTTTTCCACTCGCGAACAATATTACGAACTCGTTCATACATTTCGCTATCTTCATCGTAATGCTCTGCAAATACATGGAGGCAGGTTCCACCACGCGGAGAAAAAACTCCTTTCACACGCATCCAGAGAGGAGAAAGCCTAGTTACAAAGTCATCTAAAATATTATTAGTGATGGTTTCCATAAAGGACTGATGATTGCGGTATGCACCCATGTAGAGCTTAAAGCTTTTAGACTCAACACACACTTCATTAGGAATGTATTCCACTATAATGTTGGCAAAATCAGGCTGCCCTGTAACAGGACAAAGAGAAGTGTATTCAGGAAATTCTATACTTATAAGATATGGGCGTCCTGGAAAATTATTTGGAAAAACCTCTAGAATATCAGAACTTGGAGAATCGTAATTGTAACGGGTCTCCCCGCCTGCACCTAGAGTTTTCAACGCATCTGTATTGTCCTGGCTTTTGGTGGTTTTCATAAAGTTTCTCCCTAAATATATGTTGCCAGCATAAAGCTGTAATTAAATTCATTCTCAAAAACAGAAGGCCGTGAGCAGATAACAGCTTATCAATTAAAAGAAAACTCCCGCTAAGAGCAGAATCTTACCGAAATACGGCCTTTTTTCCATTTTGACTTTTCTTAGCAATACAGGCAAGCCTTCTTTCGACAACATTTTCAGGCCCCGAAGCAGATCTGTCGAGGTGCGGGACTTTCTCCCTTTTGCTCGTATCGGGCAGACTCTGCTTCATGACAAGAACCATCAACACAAGGGAATCTAATGCTCTCCTCTACATTTGAACGCAAAGCGTTCACTCTTCTCACGTGCCTTTTTATCAGCTCACTGGTCATAGCCGCAGTACTTTCAACCAAAATCATTAGTATCTTTGGCTTCTACGCACCTGCTGGAGTTCTCGCATACTCTCTCACCTTTATTGCCTCTGATATTATCAGTGAAGTATGGGGAAAAGAACGCGCAAACGAAGTAATCCACTGTGGCTTTATAGCTCTGCTTGCCGCCATCTGTCTTTCGTGGGCCGCTCTCAATTGGACTCCAGCTCCATTCTGGACAGGGCAAGACGGCTTCGCTAGCGTCCTCGCAAACACTCCAAGAATAGTGCTGGCATCCCTTATAGCTTACGCAATAAGCCAAAAATACGACGTTTGGATGTTTCACCTGCTCCGCAATAAAACAGACGGAAAACATCTATGGCTCAGGAATAATCTATCCACAATGACTTCTCAATTGATAGATTCATCAATTTTCGTCTTAATCGCATTCTACGGAATTATGCCGGTAACCGAAATAATCATTGGGCAATGGATGGCAAAAACGGCCATTGCTTTACTCGATACCCCTCTCGTATACTTAGGTGTCTCCGTTCTAAAAAAACAAGATAAACTCTGCGCCACAGCTTAACAGTTGCGGGCATTCTAATATAGGATGCCCGCAACCTTTCCTATATTCATGTATGTTTTTTCTTACAGTTACATTTCAGCACAATTCTGCTAGAATTCATATGTACTTTAACATCTGCTCAGGAGAGGCATATGCTAACAGCATATAAAAACATACTAATCGGTGCATTGGCCTTCTGTTCCCTGCTGTGCTTCGCAGTGCTGAGTACAGCACAGGCGGCAGATTATTTTACCATTGAAGAATTGTACAAAATACATCCAGAAGAAAAAAGTAAAGCTGAGAAATTTAATGCTCGAGTTAAGGGTGACGCCCCGGCATTGTCAATCAAACCACTCAACTTTTCAGTCGCCATAGTTTATCCAGGTGAACAAATTTCAGACTACTGGCGCAGAAGCAGCAAATCATTTAAAGCCCGTCTGGAACAGTACGGGATCGAACCACAAATACATTCTTTTTATGTTAAGCCGACCGCTTCACTGCGCGAACAAAATATTGCCTTCAATAAAGCGCTAGCAAAGAAACCCGATTTTCTCATTTTCACTCTCGATGCCCTCAGGCACAAAAGGATGATAGAGCCTATCCTGATAACGGATAAACCGGCTTTGATCCTCCAAAACATCACTACGCCGATAAAAGCATGGGAAGACAAACAGCCGCTAATGTACATTGGGTTTGACCACGTAACGGGATCAACTATACTGGCCCAATATTTTGCAAAAAAAACTCATGGCAACGGTAGCTATGCAGTACTTCTTCCGGGTCCAGGATATCTAAGCGAGGTCAGAGGTAAAACTTTCATTTCGTACATGGATAACAACACTAAACTAAAACTTGTATCAGTTTATCAGACCGGAATAGATAAAGAAAAAGCAAGATTGGCAACTCTCGCTATACTTGATAAAAACCCTGATATCGATTTCATATACACATGCGCTACAGATATTGCCCTTGGAGCGATAGAAGCTCTCCGCGAAAAAGACATGATGGAAAAAGTCATGGTCAACGGATGGGGTGGTGGATCTTCTGAACTTAAAGCAATTCAAAATGGCGAAATGGATGTAACTGTAATGCGAATAAACGATGACAATGGAGCTGCAATGGCAGATGCTGTCATTCTAAAATTGCTTGGAGAAAGTAAAAACTTACCTCTTGTTTTTTCTGGAAGATTTGAACTGATTGAAAGAGGTATCAGCCCACAGAGGCTTGATTATTTAAAGGAAAAAAGCTTTCGCTACTCTGGTATAACTAAGGAATAATTCATGGCGGTTATGAACAAAAAGCAACACTCCCTTAGCCTTGCAGTTCAAATAGCAATCCCAATACTGGGATTACTTGTAATTACAGGTCTTACCATTTTTGCGTGGTCATTTTATATATCTAAGACGGCTCTGGAAAGTGAACTTGCTCTTGACCTTGAAAAAACTAAAAGCATTGTTGCGCTATCCTTAGACAATACCCTCAACGACATCAAAGACGATCTGATCGAAATGTCTCTTGCTCCTGACTTTAAAAAAGCTTTAGCTTCTGACAATTCAGAAGAGATAGAGCGTAAGCTATATAATTTCCTCAGTTCCAAACAAGGTTATCTACTCGATATACTGGAAGTGTTCAAAGGAGGGAACCATCTGGTTGATGCGGGCATTTTCCCCGTTCCGATAATGCAACTTAAAGCAAAACATAAAAATGCGCTTACAACATCTCCAGTTTGGGAACACCTTACTTTTCAGGGCACTGACACTATCAAAACAATTCTTATTTGCTCAATTCCGATAACAAATAGTAAGACAGGAGAAGTTTATGGTGCTCTTTACGGTGGAATTGATCTAAACTCAAATGTGTCTTTTCTAGATAGCCTAAGATCTTCATCAGGAGCTATTGATGCTGCCCTTATAACTAAAAAGAGGCTGCTCATAAGCTCCCACAACAAGTCTGAGAATAAAATCAGCAAACTCATCAAGTGGGCTCATGGAGTTTCCTCAGACAGCTACCTTATCAGAGAAGACCGCATTTTTTCCACAATACATCTTCTAGAAGAACAAACCGATAGCCCCTTGCTATATACTTTTTCAAAAAGAAACCCGTCCTTTCAGGCTCTAAAGACAAACTATATGAAAAGTCTGGGCATAATGCTCACTCTCGCACTTCTGCTTTCTGCCATTACAGCATGGATGATGCAAAACCGAATTCTCAACGCGCTAAAAAAACTAACCAATTATGCGCACTCTGTTGTGGACGGAAGCAGCGAAACCTCGTTCGAGAGAGGAAGCGTAAAAGAATTCAATCAGCTAGGCAAAAATCTTGAAACAATGGTTAGCAGCCTCGACAAAAAAAGCACGTACATATCCAAACTTTTTTCATCTGCAACCGCACCGATTATTACATGTAATTTAGATGGTAAAATACTGGATATGAATCCCGCTGCGGAAAAACTAGCATCTGCTTTACCTAGCAAATTTAAAAAAAGATCTCTGGAGGTACTCTTTCCTGACAAATACTCACAAGATATCGGAATATATCTGGGACGTGCTGTTGCGGGGCAAACTCCACCCGTAGCTGTCATCCCTATTTCAACTATTTCAGGCGAAGAACTATTTTTTGTATGGACATTTTCTCCTGTAAATATAGACCAGAAAGGCAGTGCCGACTTTATTTTATTACAGGGGCAAGACGTAACGGAAAACAGAAAAGCAGTAAAAAAAGTTCTCGAAAGTGAAGCCCGTCTCAGACAAATTATAGATCTCCTACCACAGGAAATATTTGCAAATGACATAAACGGGAAATTCATTCTGGTAAACAAAAATAAGGCTAAAAGGCTAGGGCGCATAGCAACCGAGCTAACAGGAAAGCACCTGTCTGAAGTCATAGACAACCAGGACGAAATAGCAAGAATACAAAACGATGATCAGCTTGTCATTGATCGGGAAGATAAACTTCTTATTGAAGAAAGTTATGTTGACGAGAATAGAGATATTCACTGGCTTGAAACAACTAAGGTTCCTTACCTTTCAACGGAAACTCATACACGGGCCATATTAACAATATCTATGGACATCACCCGCATTAAGAATGCTGAAAGCACCTTGCAGCTCTTGAACAAGGAGCTTGTGGAAAGAGTGTCCATGCGGACTATCGAGCTTGAAAACGCCAACTCGGCACTAACCAAATCTATGGATGACTTGCGCAAGACACAAAACAAACTTGTGGAAACAGAAAAAATGGCATCACTCGGGGAGCTAGTCGCTGGAATTGCGCATGAAATTAATACTCCGCTCGGAATTGGAGTAACAAGTACATCATATTTGAAAGGAATGACTGAAGATTTGCAG from Maridesulfovibrio frigidus DSM 17176 carries:
- a CDS encoding substrate-binding domain-containing protein, translating into MLTAYKNILIGALAFCSLLCFAVLSTAQAADYFTIEELYKIHPEEKSKAEKFNARVKGDAPALSIKPLNFSVAIVYPGEQISDYWRRSSKSFKARLEQYGIEPQIHSFYVKPTASLREQNIAFNKALAKKPDFLIFTLDALRHKRMIEPILITDKPALILQNITTPIKAWEDKQPLMYIGFDHVTGSTILAQYFAKKTHGNGSYAVLLPGPGYLSEVRGKTFISYMDNNTKLKLVSVYQTGIDKEKARLATLAILDKNPDIDFIYTCATDIALGAIEALREKDMMEKVMVNGWGGGSSELKAIQNGEMDVTVMRINDDNGAAMADAVILKLLGESKNLPLVFSGRFELIERGISPQRLDYLKEKSFRYSGITKE
- a CDS encoding ArsR/SmtB family transcription factor gives rise to the protein MNKNIEAKAKVFKALGHPSRLVIVEALCEGELCVCDIVPLVGRDISTVSKHLSLLKEAGVLKHSKRGTNVYYSLQMDCVPGFLGCLNDFLGKHLESQVKDYASNSIKRL
- a CDS encoding permease yields the protein MEELNISPCACSGNKLEELGANVKKVEKKPPMLKGKALWAVLAVAVVIWYALYSQLLGFSKYFAFDLLGLVEGSRLGGTVQFFVYDTPKVLMLLGIVVFGIGIIRSYVTVEWTRKVLAGRRESVGNVLAALLGVVTPFCSCSAVPLFIGFVAGGVPLGVTFSFLISAPMVNEVALVLLYGLMGWKIATLYFVTGITIAIVAGWIIGRLGMEKHVEGWVKLATADKSAVQGSMSIEERVDFGLESVKDIVGKVWLYMVLGIAAGAAIHGYVPEGMMVSIMGKEAWWAVPVSVLMGIPMYTNAAGVIPIVEALLGKGAALGTVLAFMMSVIALSLPEMVILRKVLKPKLIAVFVGVVGCGILLVGYLFNMII
- the queF gene encoding preQ(1) synthase, which codes for MKTTKSQDNTDALKTLGAGGETRYNYDSPSSDILEVFPNNFPGRPYLISIEFPEYTSLCPVTGQPDFANIIVEYIPNEVCVESKSFKLYMGAYRNHQSFMETITNNILDDFVTRLSPLWMRVKGVFSPRGGTCLHVFAEHYDEDSEMYERVRNIVREWKSEAGRHSS
- a CDS encoding PAS domain-containing protein; translation: MAVMNKKQHSLSLAVQIAIPILGLLVITGLTIFAWSFYISKTALESELALDLEKTKSIVALSLDNTLNDIKDDLIEMSLAPDFKKALASDNSEEIERKLYNFLSSKQGYLLDILEVFKGGNHLVDAGIFPVPIMQLKAKHKNALTTSPVWEHLTFQGTDTIKTILICSIPITNSKTGEVYGALYGGIDLNSNVSFLDSLRSSSGAIDAALITKKRLLISSHNKSENKISKLIKWAHGVSSDSYLIREDRIFSTIHLLEEQTDSPLLYTFSKRNPSFQALKTNYMKSLGIMLTLALLLSAITAWMMQNRILNALKKLTNYAHSVVDGSSETSFERGSVKEFNQLGKNLETMVSSLDKKSTYISKLFSSATAPIITCNLDGKILDMNPAAEKLASALPSKFKKRSLEVLFPDKYSQDIGIYLGRAVAGQTPPVAVIPISTISGEELFFVWTFSPVNIDQKGSADFILLQGQDVTENRKAVKKVLESEARLRQIIDLLPQEIFANDINGKFILVNKNKAKRLGRIATELTGKHLSEVIDNQDEIARIQNDDQLVIDREDKLLIEESYVDENRDIHWLETTKVPYLSTETHTRAILTISMDITRIKNAESTLQLLNKELVERVSMRTIELENANSALTKSMDDLRKTQNKLVETEKMASLGELVAGIAHEINTPLGIGVTSTSYLKGMTEDLQEQFDSSSLKKSNLEKYIKTSTIALTNIVKNLNRAAKLISDFKQLAVDQSTDDLRNVNLRDYIDGILISLKPNLKDYDYSLEIDCPDDLDIILSPGSLMLVISNLMMNSLTHGFPNLEHGSLSISAHKKNEGVILTYSDNGIGMSREQLEKIYDPFYTTKRSAGNTGLGMHLVYNLVTRALKGKIECKSTIGSGTTFEIWFPAGTSEQHKNTRLLES
- a CDS encoding putative zinc-binding protein translates to MLEKYETGFLVVSCSGALKSGQVSNAIAVKMAENGFAEMISIAGIAAGLDEYVDKAKRVNDLIIIDGCDKKCACKIVERLVGTPKHEFCLAELGYLDSEGPVDMDEVDIFRKKIKLLYGQAKSSSKYSVCGCETCTRS
- a CDS encoding GGDEF domain-containing response regulator, with protein sequence MDKVLIIDASRVTAYFIKMTLELADFECDTAYNLEDAAKMIKQNKYFVGLSSLVYEGHESGDGIDLLVNNGIPAIVVTASLDEDQLQAIQNKNIVDYVLKKTEYSEYIVRIVKRVYNNRRIKVMVVDDSITIRHWISDILQRQGLTVLDAESGEDACKVFEQNPDIRLILTDYTMPGMDGRELTAKLRVTHHMDELSIIVLSSDEDTRTAPLFLKTGANDFIHKSASVEEILCRVNSNLEMLELLEESRMRANKDYLTGIWNRRYFFEYAEPLFLDLEESGRKLAIVMLDIDYFKNVNDTYGHDVGDLVLKGFSARLSDYFDSVGLSARFGGEEFTVIVEDVDPEELEEFVDGFREIIEGYSISHRGNTIKFTVSLGVSTNSSLGLDALINRADALLYEAKTSGRNKVVCEIV
- a CDS encoding queuosine precursor transporter, which produces MLSSTFERKAFTLLTCLFISSLVIAAVLSTKIISIFGFYAPAGVLAYSLTFIASDIISEVWGKERANEVIHCGFIALLAAICLSWAALNWTPAPFWTGQDGFASVLANTPRIVLASLIAYAISQKYDVWMFHLLRNKTDGKHLWLRNNLSTMTSQLIDSSIFVLIAFYGIMPVTEIIIGQWMAKTAIALLDTPLVYLGVSVLKKQDKLCATA